Sequence from the Pecten maximus chromosome 8, xPecMax1.1, whole genome shotgun sequence genome:
AGATTGATTCTTCTTCATTGGTAAAACCACATTTTGGCACATTGCTGATCGAAGCATTTATTTCATGTCATTCCCTTCAAGGTGAAGACTTGAGTTGAATTCACTTCTTGGTTACCTTACCCATTGTTTTGACCTTACCCACCATTCTGACCTTACCCACCGTTCTGACCATATACCCACCTTTCTGACCTTACCCACCATTCTGACCTTACCCACCGTTCTGACCATATACCCACCTTTCTGACCTTACCCACCGGTCTGACCTTACCCACCTTTCTGACCTTACCCTCCATTCTGACATATCACTGTACAGTCTTGTGTTTTATGCAGGTCtctgtttccatggttacccACTGAAGTATTGAGTTTAAATTTGCTCTCTGTCACCATCTCCGACATTGTGATGTGTCACGATGTAGATTGAGGTTTGATGCAGGTCTGTATTTCCACGGTTACCCACTGAAGTGTAGAGTTTAAACTTGTTCTGTCACCAGGCCCAACATTGTGTCACGGTGTAGATTGAGGTTTGATGCTGACTTCTATCATACTTACCCACCGATGAGACCCCACCACTGATTGGGAACACCCCTATATCAGATACTATGCAAGCACTACACATGTCCTATACTATATGTATTTTCCTGCTTCTCTTCGTGGCATCTCCTGTACACATTACACTGACGTACACGGTGGTAACTCCTGTACACATTACACTGACGTACACGGTTCATCTTTATTGGGCATGGACAAATTTAATTAGTATGAGAAGGGGATTGAAATGAGCAGAAATTGATTTTTGGGTTTATTTTCTAGTGCATATTTTATGATTAATCATTCCTATGGCACAAAGCTGGTATAGCAGATCTCCCTATAACACACAACTGGTATGACAGATCTCCCTATAACACAACTGGTATGACAGGGCTCCCTATAACACACAACTGGTATGACAGATCTCCCTATAACACACAACTGGTATGACAGATCTCCCTATAAAACACAACTGGTATGACAGATCTCCCTATAACACACAACTGGTATGACAGGGCTCCCTATAACACACAACTGGTATGACAGATCTCCCTATAACACAACTGGTATGACAGATCTCCCTATAACACACAACTGGTATGACAGATCTCCCTATAACACACAACTGGTATGACAGGGCTCTCTATAACACACAACTGGTATGACAGATCTCCCTATAACACACAACTGGTATGACAGGGCTCCCTATAACACACAACCGGTATGACAGATCTCCCTATAACACACAACTGGTATGACAGATCTCCCTATAACACACAACTGGTATGACAGATCTCCCTATAACACACAACTGGTATGACAGATATCCCTATAACACACAACTGGTATGACAGGGCTCCCTATAACACACAACTGGTATGACAGATCTCCCTATAACACAACTGGTATGACAGATCTCCCTATAACACACAACTGGTATGACAGATCTCCCTATAACACACAGCTGGTATCACAGCTCTCCCTATAACACACAACTGGTATGCCAGATCTACCTATAACACACAGCTGGTATGACAGATCTCCCTATAACACACAACTGGTATGACAGATCTCCCTATAACACACAACTGGTATGACAGATCTCCCTACAACACACAACTGGTATGACAGATCTCCCTATAACACACAACTGGTATGACAGATCTCCCTATAACACACAACTGGTATGACAGATCTCCCTATAACACACAACTGGTATGACAGATCTCCCTATAACACACAACTGGTATGACAGATCTCCCTATAACACACAACTGGTATGACAGATCTCCCTATAACACACAACTGGTATGACAGATCTCCCTATAACACACAGCTGGTATGACAGATCTCCCTATAACACACAGCTGATATGACAGATCTCTCTATAACACACATAGCTGGTATGACAGATCTCCCTATAACACACAACTGGTATGACAGATCTCCCTATAACACACAGCTGGTATGACAGATCTCCCTACAACACACAACTGGTATGACAGATCTCCCTATAACACACAACTGGTATGACAGATCTCCCTATAACACACAACTGGTATGACAGATCTCCCTATAACACACAACTGGTATGACAGATCTCCCTATAACACACAATGGTATGACAGATCTCCCTATAACACACAGCTGGTATGACAGATCTCCCTATAACACACAACTGGTATGACAGATCTCCCTATAACACACAGCTGGTATGACAGATCTCCCTATAACACACAACTGGTATGACAGATCTCCCTATAACACACAACTGGTATGACAGTTCTCCCTATAACACACAACTGGTATGACAGGGCTCTGTATGACAGAGTTCCCTGTACAACTGTATAATTCCCCTTAACACCTGTATAACTTACCTTAACACCTGTATAAGTCCCCTTAACACCTGTATAACTTACTTTAACACCAGTATAAGTCCCCATAACACCTGTATAAGTTCCCTTAATACTTGTATCAGTTTCCTTCACACCTGTATAAGTCCCCTTAACACCTGTATAAGTTATCTTAACATCTGTATAAGTCCCCTTAGCACCTGTATAAGTTCCCTTAATACTTGTATCAGTTTCCTTCACACCTGTATAAGTTCCCTTTACACCTGCATAAGTTCCCTTTACACCTGCATAAGTTCCCTTTACACCTGTATAAGTTCCCTTTACACCTGCATAAGTTCCCTTTACACCTGTATAAGTTCCCTTTACACCTGCATAAGTTCCCTTTACACCTGCATAAGTTCCATTTACACCTATATAAGTCCCCTTAACACCTGTATAAGTTACCTGATATATTGTgtatacctttatatataatgtaagaCAGAGATGAATGTTACTGgttgtttatgtaaaatgttattggTTGTTTATAGAACTGTTGActaattgaaattaaaatgtgaTGTGATCAAAAGtctgttgtttttattgaatTGCGAGTTTGTGAAAGTCGTCTTCTGTGTGTCCATCCACCAGACGTCAAATATACCATGTAGACACTACAACAAACTCTCCAAAACATCAGACCCTTACTACGATCACAACGTAATCCAAAACATCAGCCCCTAACTACGATCACAACGTAATCCAAAACATCAGCCCCTTACTACGATCACAACGTAACCAGCAGGGACAGCTTGCAACCTAGCTGAATTATTTCTACCTATAGATAGTAACGTTCTTGACCTCTTCTGTCTACTCTGGCACTGATAACTTCAGACATCTGGTACTGAAATAGCTTGCAATTGAAAAAGTCCATGTATTCCAAGAGTCCCTGCCAACAACACGCGTAGTGTCTTTGGAGAGATCCAATCTAGAAAAGTATAGACCCATATCATTAAACTGTGTGTGTAGCAAAATCGTGGTACAGATAGTGTGGTCTGTGACACATGCTGATGCACATAACATCATTTATTCCTTCCAACAGAGCCTTCGTAAATTTTGATCCTGCGAAACAATTATTAGAATCCATTGACGGTATAACCAAGAACCTTGATGAATGACTCCAGGCATCCTTGTTATGGACGTCATCAAGGCTTTTTACAATGTCGATCACTCCTTGCGGATCCATGAATACAAGCATTGTTGGTATAAGAGGTAATATAAGCAACTGTATTGAGAGTTTCGTGTTAGGTAGAATTAACTCAAATAGTAGTTGTAGAAGAAGACAATTCTGACCTTACACGTGTTAATGTCCGTTCTAACATACCTTTGAGTTTCTTTTTACATCCGTGGCATCCCAGTGGGCCTCGATGTCAAATTCCGTATATTTTGACTTTGACGATGACACAATTGCATACCTGGTTTCTTCGTTTTGCAACAATGCTAAAACGCGAGAAAGATCTCGACAAACTAGCGGTCTGGGGAAAACCTTCCATCATAGTAAATGTAATGTGTTATCTATAACTTGACGTAAACCCCCACAGTCCAATACTGTACACGGACCTAGAGGTTGTAGGTCAGGGTAATTATTTTGGTGCTATGATCCAATCTAGTATGACTTCACGTAAATAGCACCTGTGTCAAGAGCAATTCGACTCTATGCATTTTTCGGCAAAGTCTTAAAATTGGCTCAACACCAGCTAAATGACAGACATAAAAATATCTAGCTTAAGTGTGCCGGACATGCTTGACCACCTAAATGGCAAGCATTTAAAATCCCTAGTGCCGGACATGCTTGACCACCTAAATGGCAAGCATTTAAAATCCCTAGCTCTAGTGTACCGGACATGCTTGACCACCTAAATGGCAAGCATTTAAAATCCCTAGCTCTAGTGTACCGGACATGCTTGACCACCTAAATGGCAAGCATTTAAAATCCCTAGCTCTAGTGTACCAGACATGCTTGACCACCTAAAGCTGTGTCCTCTTGTATAAAGACGTACATGTAGAGATGTTCGTTTGGCATCATCAACAACTTGTTGATAGATTCCGACTACCGGCATACAAACCAACAAAGTTTTCAAGATTGCAGGTTGATGAAGGGTGGTATGTTTCACTGTTCCGTTTTCACCACCATATTTCTTATAAGCCTAccgtcatcagatggtgggctattaaaatcgccctgcgtccgtcgtccgtccgtccgtaagcaattcttgttatcgctttttctaaAAAGTACTAATGGGatatttctcaattttcatatgtaagttccccttggtacctgGTTGTGCATATTtaattttgggaccgatcggaagACAAAACGCGGcagacaggcggccatctttgattttgataatggaagtttgttatcgctatttctcagaatgaaCTGAAGGGAACTTCCTCgaattgcatatgtaagttccccttggtccctagttgtgcatattgcatattgggaccaatcggaaaacaacatggcagacaggcagtcatctttgACTTTGACAATGGACTTTTGTAATCGCTAGTTCTCAGTATTAAAGAGATCtatctcatatttcatatatacgGAAGTTCCCCTTAGTCCCTGATCTtagattttgaccattgaagtttgtaatcGCAATTTCTTAGAAAGTCCTGTAGATCTTTCATATATTTCAGATGCAAGTTCCCcttggccatcttggattttgaagattgcaggttgctcctgctatatcgtattatataaatttgtaaaatgttttgaaggaagagtGAAAGAATGGAAAAGAAGGGTAGGGTAGTAAATGTTAgttaaatgttgtatatatatcaatgtcttATTAACTAACACACACAACAGATTTGCAAAGAATCAGTAAATTGAACTTTATTAAACAAAGTCCTTTGATAAGTCCAACAGTTTGATCTGATTTTGATCATTCTGGAGGTAACAATACCATTCCAATAGGGACAAACACAGAACAAATCTTAGTTtcctatactgtatatgtttgtttCCACTAACAGTTATTTCGGGTGTAATCGGCTCTCCTCGCGTACTGCGTTGTAAACCTCCAGTACTTTATACAGAGagtaggtattatatataatttctataATGTTGACTAAAACTAACATATatcacatacaaaatatatatttgatttggtcTAATGCATAAAAGCTCTACATATGTACAACAATATcgataacaacaacaaaaacaacaacagatcACGTCTGTTTCCCCTTGGGAACCAGCTCGGCCGCGTTAGGGTTGTACTAGGTGTGTCCAGTTCTAATGTGTGCTGTTTCAACACGAGATGGTTCCAAGGGGAAATGTCGAGGAAACCAGGGAGACAAGGACACCAGATATATCTTAAAGGTGAGCGTTTACTGAAAATCCGTTCAGTTTCACAAAAGACATGCTTTCAAATAATTTAGAAAGAGAAACGAGCGTTAATCAAATACTCTCACTGACAGAAaacatatacacgtacatcagaAATGATTCACTTAACATACTCTACGTGTATAAAAGCTACACACATCCGTACAGGAGAAACAGGTGGTTTCAGCCATTATCCTGGGAATGTCGCCTCATTAACATACATGTTCGGAAACCCTCGGGAATGTCGCATGTCAGTAAGTTTCTACAGTATACTTGTTTTATAGGAAAAAAGAAGAATGCGTCATTTTAGATAGTATGTACATACTAAATATACTCtacatacatttattatatCCCTGATCCAACTTGAGAACGTGAACCTGAAGAACAAACATGATAACCCTGTTCACTGTCACTGAGCCTGggtatcatatatatgatatagcaAGTACTTACACGGGGTCATTCTATAGAGAGTTTTAAGTCACGAAATACGAAACTGACTGAAGCACTCATCTGTGTCCCGTCTCAGGCCTTACATGGCGGTGTAAACACTGCTGTTACCCGTGTTAAACCCGTCTCAGGCCTTACATGGCGGTGTAAACACTGCTGTTACCCGTGGGACCTTACATGGCGGTGTAAACACTGCTGTTACCCGTGGGAACCTGGCACGTGCGCTAAGTGGTGAGGAGATTACAGGAATACAAGGCTTTTATACATCACTGAAATAAACGTCTACATTACTGACACatacattatttgtatttgtacaCGCGTATAGTATTCCACCAATCTGCTATGGTACGTGTATAATTACATGGCTCGATTAAATACCGTCCCAAGAAGTAACAAATCATTGCTATATGTTAGTGTGCCGTCCGAGGAACACCACAGATGAATACATCTATCCAATGTTCTATAATAGGGGCGCTGCACTTTATCACagtttcatataaatataactGTAAAATATTTAACGAAATGTAAACAATTGCtttaaaatctaattaaaaaaaatactataaaaacattaaattggTAATACACGTTGAGTTACTCCTAATACACGAAACTAAAATTCTTCCATCGGTGTTTGATACCCTCGCGTTTCTGCAGTTCCATTCGCTGGGCGTGTATCGTTTCGGAGATCCACTCCTTATGTATAGTGAATGTGGCGGGACGTCTGGGGATAGTGTTGTAGAAGAAGGTTTCCATATTTTCCATTTTGACCTTTGGTCCCTCCTTCTCTATTTCTGGATCCGGGACGGTCACGTAATACGGAAGCCTCTTGGACAGGGCCTTCTTCCTGTAACAGGACATAATAATGCACGTGAGGGGTGAGATAACATCCCATTGTGGTCTCGTGATGTGACGACCTGTGTCCATTACCCTGGTAACAGAATGACGGTTACCGTCTACTCCGTTCACGAAGGTAAAATTGCGTCACAGATCGACTATCATCAAGACCTAGGTAGTATGTATCAACATGTCTTATTTAGATTTAGTAACAACATTTACCCATGTATTTTAATAAACACAAGTTATATCATTACTGAATATAGAAAACCCACAGCCAACACGTAGACAAACTCCCTACCCGAATTTTATCAGTTTCGTTACCAAACTTTTCTATAAAACCACTATACATCATGTTACATAAATCACGCGAAGACGTATGCATAGTTACCATAGAAACACGAGTATACAACTAACAACACATGATTACCCAGTACCCGCgtagatacagtagatacagTCATGAAATAGTTACACTGTCGTCAATATAACCACGAGCACTAAATATTACTTTTGGAGAAAGTTCTTTGGCAGTTCTGAACTAATATCTGGCCCCAGTTTCAAAAATGGTCTTTAATTTAAGGAATTCCTTTGGTTTACATCTTCTATGGGAAATTAAAAGACTTAACGATGAAGTCTTCGTTAAGGATATATTGTATCAATTCTTCCATAGGTTCCTTACGAACATTTTAGGTTAAGGGAATTCCTTAATTTAAAAGAACATTGGTGGGAAATGGGGCCAGATTTGAAGACAGCAAGCTTGAACAATGAACAGGTCAACATTTTAGACCTCgaaaatgttaatgaaataccaacacagaaacaaaaacaacaaaacaacaaacgaTTAGTAACACGCAAGCATGTAAACAGCACAGAGCTAGCTTATTAATTAGTGATGGTTAGCACGACACAGAAATATTGTGGACAGTATAGGAAAATCTATCTAGACTGTTGACAGGTTAAATCATAAATACACAAGGTCATAAAAATGGTTACATAGcttatacataatatgtatatagaaatatgCAATATGTAAAATGATGCAGGGTAAACGTGCTATAAGTTGTGTTACGGTGGAGGGATAGCGGCGGGAGGTTACATACTGCTAACTAGTCTTACTTTAACTTGTAAGGATCGCCATGAACTTCGAACCTCCACCCGTATTCTTTGACATTTTTGTCATAAATTTCTGCCGTCGTTGGGCGGCATGAAGGTTGCTCTGGAATGTAAAATACTTCTTGCGCAGGCGATGAAGGAGGGACAGGCGCACTGTCCTCCTTTGGGGCATGATACACCTCAACGGGTGATCGAGTTGGCCCCGCTGACTTGACCGGGCGTTTAGGCGCATGCGCCCGGTCACGTCGTATTACAGCACTCTTGATCCGGTCTCGTCGCGCCTGTTTCTGTTGTTCCTGTGGTGTTTCATTTCGAGGCGGAGGGGGAGTGGGTGTTGGTAAAGTCTGAGAGCTGGGCGTCTCCCCAACCTCCGACTCAGACACACTACTGCCGGCCCAGCATTGGAGAGGCGTGGGAAGCTCCAATCGGGGAACccttttaaaattataaatggGTGCACTCTTTGCACGCACCTGCAGTCCGGATTCTCGACCGGATTTAGACGACGAACTGGACGTCGGTCTGTTTTTagtcggcgtcggcgtcggtcGGTAAGGTTTAGGCGTGCGGGGTGATGGTGGGTTGGGCGCCGTATAATATTTGCTGTCCCTGAACTTGTACATCGCTTCCAAATCTGCAACGAAAAATCTCTTAATGTATAATTTGTTAACAGAAAATAATGGATCGCACTTGCGTGGAGATGGATCGCACTTGCTTGGAGAAGACATTACTATTTAATAATCTGGGAAATATGGTGCGTTCCCACAAAAATAAAACCCAGAGGGGAACGTAACACTCTACATTTAAAGATGAATGAATGTTTCTGTCGCACCTTAATACCAACTTTTCCACCCCACCCCCTACCCCCGCGCGCACAC
This genomic interval carries:
- the LOC117333522 gene encoding pollen-specific leucine-rich repeat extensin-like protein 1 isoform X1 — protein: MSGEQRKLRFSLPELPELPEYPGMKEHTYGWYPAVRDVYTERRLGMPTAYDLEAMYKFRDSKYYTAPNPPSPRTPKPYRPTPTPTKNRPTSSSSSKSGRESGLQVRAKSAPIYNFKRVPRLELPTPLQCWAGSSVSESEVGETPSSQTLPTPTPPPPRNETPQEQQKQARRDRIKSAVIRRDRAHAPKRPVKSAGPTRSPVEVYHAPKEDSAPVPPSSPAQEVFYIPEQPSCRPTTAEIYDKNVKEYGWRFEVHGDPYKLKKKALSKRLPYYVTVPDPEIEKEGPKVKMENMETFFYNTIPRRPATFTIHKEWISETIHAQRMELQKREGIKHRWKNFSFVY
- the LOC117333522 gene encoding vegetative cell wall protein gp1-like isoform X2, with amino-acid sequence MKEHTYGWYPAVRDVYTERRLGMPTAYDLEAMYKFRDSKYYTAPNPPSPRTPKPYRPTPTPTKNRPTSSSSSKSGRESGLQVRAKSAPIYNFKRVPRLELPTPLQCWAGSSVSESEVGETPSSQTLPTPTPPPPRNETPQEQQKQARRDRIKSAVIRRDRAHAPKRPVKSAGPTRSPVEVYHAPKEDSAPVPPSSPAQEVFYIPEQPSCRPTTAEIYDKNVKEYGWRFEVHGDPYKLKKKALSKRLPYYVTVPDPEIEKEGPKVKMENMETFFYNTIPRRPATFTIHKEWISETIHAQRMELQKREGIKHRWKNFSFVY